From a region of the Cucumis sativus cultivar 9930 chromosome 6, Cucumber_9930_V3, whole genome shotgun sequence genome:
- the LOC101211758 gene encoding zinc finger A20 and AN1 domain-containing stress-associated protein 6: MAEEHRCQAPEGHRLCANNCGFFGSPATMDLCSKCYRDFRLKEQEQASTKSTIEAALSASSSPSPSSSPIDPPPVPPVVALSLPDTTTDLTIPPLAVVGSDVTNPNPSPSPNRCSSCRKKVGLTGFKCRCGTTFCGAHRYPEKHGCTFDFKSIGREEIARANPVVKADKLERI; this comes from the coding sequence atGGCGGAAGAGCACAGATGCCAAGCACCTGAAGGTCACCGTCTCTGCGCCAATAACTGCGGATTCTTCGGTAGCCCAGCTACTATGGATCTCTGCTCCAAATGTTATAGAGATTTCCGTCTtaaagaacaagaacaagcCTCCACAAAATCAACCATCGAAGCCGCTCTCTCAGCCTCATCAtctccttctccttcctctTCCCCAATCGATCCTCCCCCTGTGCCTCCTGTTGTCGCCTTGTCCCTGCCGGACACCACCACAGATCTGACCATCCCTCCCCTTGCGGTGGTTGGATCTGATGTCACAAACCCGAACCCAAGCCCGAGCCCGAACCGTTGTTCGTCGTGCCGTAAGAAGGTGGGTTTGACCGGGTTCAAATGCAGATGTGGAACCACGTTCTGTGGGGCTCATAGGTACCCGGAGAAACACGGCTGCACCTTCGACTTCAAGTCAATCGGAAGAGAGGAGATTGCTCGAGCAAACCCCGTCGTCAAAGCCGACAAACTAGAGAGGATTTAA
- the LOC101211513 gene encoding transcription initiation factor TFIID subunit 12 yields MDSSSQSPSEPPPASSPHLPPTSTAPSATNPVTVPPQSSPNANPNINPSSFQNQNPNSKASTPLPNQPPQQTQSLPTSQQITRPSTALSATWQPPSHFSHFSSPSPSASSSVPSPRPVSASSPAQRSGVAIGVPAHQPTPSPQPAPFSASYGQHFGGLGRGGVSISDGASNSNPSQVRPPMQGMQGLGMLGSSGSSSQMLHRPVQSSLRPPSTPNSASQNFQGHGLLRVPSTSSPSSSLPNTSQGMQPTNQPWLPSSSQGKPPLPTPSYRPQANSPAMQQRSHIPQQQNHPLTPVSQQQQISSAPQQQPAQSHQPQEHFAQQFQQSRSSQGLPHQQQAARAQGPANPKASPLAPPQTNNAQALTPSRAITAEMEEPCSRILSKRSIGKLVNQIDPSERLDPEVEDILVDLAEEFVESITTFGCSLAKHRKSTTLEAKDILLHLEKNWNLTLPGFGSDEIKIFRKPLTNDTHRERVAAVKKSIVASEMASTRSSAGQAAGNTKSSLTKTPAV; encoded by the exons ATGGATTCTTCATCACAGTCACCCTCCGAACCTCCCCCAGCTTCTTCTCCTCATCTACCTCCGACTTCAACAGCTCCATCCGCCACTAATCCCGTCACAGTTCCGCCGCAATCGTCCCCAAATGCGAACCCTAATATCAATCCGAGTTCGTTTCAAAATCAGAACCCCAATTCCAAGGCCTCAACTCCTCTGCCGAACCAGCCTCCACAACAGACACAATCTCTCCCTACTTCACAACAAATCACTAGGCCTTCCACCGCATTGTCTGCAACTTGGCAACCCCCTTCgcatttctctcatttttcttctccttccccTTCTGCTTCATCTTCTGTTCCTTCACCGCGCCCTGTTTCTGCTTCTTCTCCAGCTCAAAGGAGCGGTGTTGCCATTGGGGTTCCAGCTCACCAGCCGACTCCCTCTCCTCAGCCTGCCCCGTTTTCTGCTTCTTATGGCCAGCACTTTGGTGGGTTGGGCCGTGGTGGCGTTAGCATATCGGACGGGGCTTCTAATTCAAATCCTTCTCAG GTGAGACCTCCTATGCAAGGAATGCAGGGATTAGGAATGTTGGGATCAAGTGGTTCTAGTTCTCAAATGTTGCATAGACCAGTGCAATCATCTCTCAGGCCGCCATCTACCCCAAACTCAGCCTCCCAA aatttcCAAGGCCATGGTCTCTTGAGAGTACCATCCACAAGTTCTCCAAGTTCTTCATTGCCAAACACATCACAAGGTATGCAACCCACCAACCAGCCATGGTTGCCATCTAGCTCACAAGGAAAACCTCCACTTCCAACACCTTCATATAGACCTCAGGCAAACTCACCTGCTATGCAGCAAAGGTCACATATCCCTCAACAGCAGAACCATCCCTTAACTCCAGTTTCTCAGCAGCAGCAAATTTCATCAGCTCCTCAACAACAACCTGCACAATCACATCAGCCGCAGGAGCATTTTGCACAACAATTTCAACAATCAAGGAGCTCGCAAGGCTTACCACATCAACAACAGGCTGCAAGAGCTCAGGGGCCAGCAAACCCAAAAGCTTCTCCTCTTGCACCTCCACAGACTAATAATGCACAGGCATTGACCCCAAGCAGAGCTATAACTGCAGAAATGGAAGAACCCTGTAGTAGAATTCTCAGCAAAAGAAGTATTGGCAAATTggttaatcaa ATCGATCCATCTGAGAGATTGGATCCTGAAGTAGAAGATATACTCGTTGATCTGGCAGAAGAGTTTGTTGAGTCA ATTACCACATTTGGTTGCTCATTAGCTAAGCATCGCAAATCAACTACATTGGAAGCGAAAGACATCCTTCTACATCTTG AAAAAAACTGGAATCTAACACTTCCTGGGTTTGGTAGTGACGAGATTAAGATATTCAGAAAACCG CTTACAAATGATACTCACAGAGAACGTGTTGCAGCA GTAAAAAAGTCTATTGTGGCAAGCGAGATGGCAAGTACCAGGAGTTCTGCTGGACAGGCCGCTGGAAATACCAAGAGCAGTCTAACAAAAACACCTGCAGTTTAG
- the LOC101208323 gene encoding GDSL esterase/lipase At5g03610: MEYSQKLLFSLFTVFLLSEQGSGGHNDNLLREFQPKKLYVFGDSYVDTGNIGISNFSSRKFPYGITFPGKPSGRFSDGRVLTDYVGKNMQLVSRYLGLKPPIPFRVFKDLKRRQGRKNKNINGVNFAYGGTGVFNTSVSFPNMTTQIDLFHKFIDETDIQSSIALVSVSGNDYSFYLARNGSLQGFKGFMISVVDQIMWNLKRVHSLGVKKVVVTGLAPLGCLPHFTNSSSFTQCNSDINSLVTFHNLLLNQSISKLNNNNETTTKNNTNFFILDMYASFMSIIFGNPKQGGEKPLLLKPCCFGVSDGFSCGSVDEKGNKKFSLCEDPKSAFFWDSFHPTQQGWFAAFSTLQSILKNL; this comes from the exons ATGGAGTACTCACAAAAGCtactcttttctctcttcactGTCTTCCTTCTCTCAG agcaaggATCAGGCGGTCACAATGATAATCTCCTCCGTGAATTCCAGCCAAAGAAGTTGTATGTGTTTGGAGACTCATATGTTGACACAGGAAACATCGGTATATCAAACTTCAGCTCTCGAAAGTTTCCTTATGGCATAACCTTTCCCGGCAAACCTTCTGGCCGTTTCTCCGATGGCCGTGTTTTGACCGATTACGTAGGTAAAAACATGcaacttgttt CAAGATATTTGGGTTTGAAGCCTCCTATCCCATTTCGAGTCTTcaaagatttaaaaagaaggCAAGGGaggaaaaataagaatataaatGGTGTGAATTTTGCTTATGGTGGAACTGGAGTGTTCAATACATCAGTTTCCTTCCCAAATATGACCACTCAAATTGACCTTTTCCACAAGTTTATTGACGAAACAGACATTCAATCCTCTATCGCTCTCGTCTCTGTTTCTGGCAATGACTACTCCTTTTATCTTGCTCGCAATGGCTCTCTCCAG GGTTTCAAAGGATTCATGATTTCAGTGGTAGACCAAATAATGTGGAATTTGAAAAGAGTCCATAGCTTGGGAGTGAAGAAGGTAGTAGTGACAGGGTTAGCTCCATTGGGGTGTCTTCCTCACTTTACAAATTCATCCTCATTTACTCAATGCAATTCAGATATAAACTCATTGGTCACATTTCACAACCTTTTGTTGAACCAATCTATTTCCAAacttaacaataataatgaaactaCCACCAAAAATAATaccaatttcttcattcttgATATGTATGCCTCCTTCATGTCCATTATTTTTGGGAACCCTAAACAAGGTGGTGAGAAGCCATTACTATTGAAGCCATGTTGTTTTGGAGTTAGTGATGGATTTTCATGTGGAAGTGTTGATGAAAAAGGGAACAAAAAGTTCAGTTTGTGTGAAGATCCTAAATCAGCTTTCTTTTGGGACTCTTTTCACCCCACACAACAAGGATGGTTTGCAGCCTTTTCTACTTTACAATCCATTCTTAAAAACCTTTAA
- the LOC101207837 gene encoding GDSL esterase/lipase At5g03610, translating to MDFNLKLLFTFFFFTLSLFSGQGSAGGFYGNLRHRHRSHPSRGTKLFVFGDSYVDTGNILFPFSSAEQFPYGITFPGKPSGRFSDGRVLTDFAAKHLGVKSPIPFSIRSEVGEERLKESGINFAFGGTGVFNTLVPLPNMTTQIDLFEQLRDDESGLISNRDVHLSLALVSVSGNDYSFYLATNGSAQGLKPFINSVVNQIMVDLRRIRRLGVKKIVVTGLGPLGCLPIFTAPFSFKQCNQTINSFVQFHNFLLKQAVDKLNKQITKQQHYSSSSSSSKIFILDVYDAFLSIIQGRGSGRVGLLKFKTPLKPCCFGVSSEFECGSVDEQGNKKFVLCNDPKSAFFWDSVHPTQTGWAHAFSSFTSFL from the exons ATGGACTTTAATCTGAAGCTTctcttcactttcttcttcttcacgcTCTCTCTCTTTTCAG GACAAGGATCGGCCGGTGGGTTTTACGGTAACCTCCGCCACCGCCACCGGAGCCACCCTTCACGGGGAACaaaactatttgtttttggTGATTCATATGTTGATACCGGCAACATTCTGTTTCCGTTTTCAAGTGCTGAACAGTTTCCTTATGGAATCACTTTCCCGGGAAAACCCAGTGGTCGGTTTTCGGATGGTCGTGTTCTGACTGACTTTGCAGCGAAACATTTAGGGGTGAAATCTCCGATACCGTTTAGTATACGAAGTGAAGTTGGGGAGGAGAGATTGAAAGAATCAGGGATAAATTTTGCATTTGGTGGAACAGGGGTTTTCAACACGTTGGTTCCTCTCCCAAATATGACAACACAAATTGACCTGTTTGAACAACTTCGAGATGACGAATCTGGGTTGATCAGTAATAGAGATGTTCATCTCTCTCTCGCACTTGTCTCTGTTTCTGGGAATGATTACTCTTTTTACCTTGCAACTAATGGCTCTGCCCAG GGATTAAAACCATTCATAAACTCGGTGGTGAATCAGATAATGGTAGATTTGAGGAGGATTAGGAGGTTAGgtgtaaagaaaatagtagTGACAGGGCTAGGGCCATTGGGATGTCTTCCAATATTTACAGCTCCATTCTCATTCAAGCAATGCAATCAAACCATAAACTCATTTGTCCAATTTCACAACTTCTTGTTGAAGCAAGCTGTGGATAAACTCAACAAACAAATTACTAAACAACAgcattattcttcttcttcttcttcttcaaaaatcTTCATTCTTGATGTGTATGATGCATTCTTGTCCATAATCCAAGGCCGTGGCAGTGGCAGAGTTGGGTTATTAAAGTTCAAGACCCCATTAAAGCCATGTTGTTTTGGGGTGAGCAGTGAATTTGAATGTGGGAGTGTGGATGAACAagggaataaaaaatttgtgttATGTAATGATCCCAAATCAGCTTTCTTTTGGGATTCTGTTCATCCCACTCAAACAGGATGGGCTCATGCATTTTCCTCTTTTACATCATTTCTCTAA
- the LOC101211263 gene encoding uridine nucleosidase 1, with product MADLNGEADILNSSPQLEKLIIDTDPGIDDAMTIFMAFQSPGLEILGLTTVFGNVFIEDATNNALLLCEMAGRSDVPVAEGSAEPLKGGTPHIADFVHGSDGLGNLNLPSPSSKKIEKSASEFLVKTVSQHPGEVSILALGPLTNLAMAIKMDSTFASKVKRIVILGGAFFALGNVSPAAEANIYGDPEAADVVFTSGANIDVIGINITTQVKLTDDDLLEIRESKGKHAQVLCDMCKFYRDWHVMSDGVCGIFLHDPVSFVALVRPDLFTFKSGVVRVETQGICVGHTLMDQGIKKWNGSNPWTGYSPVSVAWTVKVDEVTKYVKDLLKKP from the exons ATGGCGGATTTGAATGGTGAAGCTGACATTTTGAATTCTTCTCCCCAGCTGGAGAAGCTCATTATCGATACCGATCCTGGAATCG ATGATGCCATGACTATCTTCATGGCATTTCAAAGTCCAGGGTTGGAGATCTTAGGACTAACTACAGTTTTTGGCAATGTCTTCATTGAAGACGCGACGAATAATGCCTTGCTTCTG TGTGAGATGGCAGGCCGTTCGGATGTTCCTGTGGCTGAAGGTAGTGCTGAACCCCTGAAG GGTGGAACACCCCACATTGCTGACTTTGTACATGGTTCTGATGGACTTGGGAATTTAAATCTACCATCTCCAAGTtcgaagaaaattgaaaaatctgCTTCTGAATTTTTAGTCAAGACGGTTTCTCAGCATCCCGGTGAAGTATCTATACTTGCACTTGGGCCTCTCACAAACTTGGCTATG GCAATCAAAATGGATTCTACCTTTGCGAGCAAGGTGAAAAGGATTGTTATACTTGGTGGTGCTTTCTTTGCTCTAGGGAATGTAAGCCCTGCTGCTGAAGCAAAT ATCTATGGAGATCCAGAAGCAGCAGATGTTGTATTCACTTCTGGAGCAAACATTGATGTGATTGGGATAAACATCACCACACAAGTTAAACTTACAG ATGACGACCTCCTTGAAATAAGGGAATCCAAAGGAAAACATGCTCAAGTCTTATGTGACATGTGCAAATTCTACAGAGATTGGCATGTCATGTCGGATGGGGTTTGTG GCATCTTCCTCCACGACCCTGTTTCATTCGTGGCTTTAGTTCGCCCCGATCTCTTTACATTCAAATCTGGTGTTGTGAGAGTTGAAACTCAGGGAATCTGTGTAGGTCATACATTGATGGATCAAGGAATCAAAAA ATGGAATGGAAGCAATCCCTGGACAGGTTATTCCCCAGTTTCTGTAGCATGGACTGTCAAAGTGGATGAAGTCACCAAATACGTTAAGGATCTATTGAAGAAACCGTGA
- the LOC101208078 gene encoding GDSL esterase/lipase At5g03610: MASNNLLFSFLSLLLFSLHLGQGSSSPVHAHFYPLKLFVFGDSYVDTGNINVNTSSARNFPYGITFPGFPSGRFSDGRVLTDFLANYVGLKRSPIPFTAWKKTGSKLRAKCGINFAFGGTGVFDTLYPFPNMTTQINFFQNLIANSIFTSYDIHSSIALVSPSGNDYSFYLATNGSPEGVKPFVISVVNQISVNLKRIYKLGVKKIVVVGLGPVGCYPSPTAPSFKKCNETMNSLAVFHNTLLKQAVEKLNSETKLGGSPNFFILNMYDTVLSIIKNKGNPKVGATFQTPLKPCCFGVSSNFSCGSVDEHGNKMYTLCKRPDLALFWDTVHPTQKGWFATFNSLISTLKRI, translated from the exons ATGGCCTCAAACaaccttttgttttcctttctgTCTCTcctccttttctctctccacTTAG GTCAAGGATCATCGTCGCCTGTTCATGCTCATTTTTATCCCTTGAAGCTTTTTGTGTTTGGAGATTCCTACGTTGACACTGGCAACATCAATGTCAATACTTCCAGTGCGAGGAATTTTCCTTATGGAATTACTTTTCCCGGCTTCCCTTCCGGCCGTTTCTCCGATGGTCGTGTTTTGACTGATTTCTTAG CAAACTATGTTGGGTTGAAGAGATCTCCAATACCATTCACTGCATGGAAAAAAACTGGAAGCAAATTAAGAGCAAAATGTGGAATAAACTTTGCTTTTGGTGGAACTGGGGTATTTGACACATTATATCCTTTCCCAAATATGACAACTCAAATAAACTTTTTCCAAAATCTTATTGCCAACTCCATATTCACTTCTTATGATATTCACTCCTCTATTGCCCTTGTCTCTCCATCTGGCAATGATTATTCCTTTTACCTTGCTACCAATGGTTCTCCAGAG GGAGTCAAACCATTCGTTATCTCGGTAGTGAATCAAATATCTGTGAATTTGAAGCGCATTTATAAGTTGGgagtgaaaaaaatagttgttgTTGGATTAGGGCCAGTAGGATGCTATCCTAGTCCTACAGCCCCATCATTCAAGAAATGCAATGAAACAATGAATTCACTTGCTGTATTCCACAACACTTTATTGAAACAAGCTGTGGAGAAACTCAATAGTGAAACAAAGCTGGGCGGATCTccaaatttcttcattcttaATATGTACGACACAGTTTTGTCCatcataaaaaacaaagggaaCCCTAAAGTTGGGGCAACATTTCAGACACCATTGAAGCCATGTTGTTTTGGAGTAAGTAGTAATTTTTCATGTGGGAGTGTGGATGAACATGGCAACAAAATGTACACTTTGTGCAAACGTCCTGATTTGGCCTTGTTTTGGGATACCGTACACCCTACTCAAAAGGGATGGTTTGCAACTTTTAACTCTTTGATATCAACTCTCAAAcgtatttaa
- the LOC101212320 gene encoding probable purple acid phosphatase 20 gives MADSHTKTPLTIALAILAILAFASLFSPVSSYNRPPPRRNLFVPRRRDLDSHSPEQVHISLVGVDKMRITWLTEDSAAAVVEYGTSPGVYTNRENGTTSSYKYALYESGNIHDVTIGPLDPNTTYYYQCSSNSARNFSFKTPPAQLPIKFVVIGDLGQTEWTETTLKNVAKSDYDVLLLPGDLSYADYIQSLWDSFGRLVEPLASQRPWMVTHGNHEVERIPLIHPLPFTAYNARWHMPFEQSSSSSNLYYSFNTAGVHVIMLGSYTDFDKSSAQYEWLVADLKKIDRATTPWIVVLLHAPWYNSNTAHQGEKESVDMKAAMEDLLYQARVDVVFAGHVHAYERFTRVYNGEANNCAPIYITIGDGGNREGLASKFMDPTPTISLFRQASFGHGRFEVLNATHALWKWHRNDDDEVAVVGDSLWFKSLSSDPACRI, from the exons ATGGCGGATTCCCATACAAAAACCCCCTTAACTATCGCCCTCGCCATCCTCGCCATCCTCGCCTTcgcttctctcttctctcctGTTTCATCTTATAACCGCCCGCCACCTCGCCGGAACCTCTTCGTTCCTCGCCGTCGAGATCTCGATTCCCATTCTCCAGAacag GTTCATATATCTCTTGTTGGTGTTGATAAAATGAGGATAACATGGCTAACGGAGGACTCTGCAGCAGCTGTGGTGGAATATGGCACATCTCCTGGAGTTTACACCAATCGTGAAAATGGAACTACTTCCTCATACAAATATGCATTATATGAATCTGGTAATATTCATGATGTAACCATTGGTCCTCTCGATCCCAACACCACTTATTACTATCAGTGCAGCTCGAACTCGGCCCGGAATTTCAGTTTCAAAACCCCACCTGCTCAGCTCCCCATCAAATTTGTTGTCATTG GTGATCTTGGGCAGACAGAATGGACGGAAACAACTCTTAAAAATGTAGCGAAATCAGACTATGATGTGCTCCTACTTCCCGGTGACTTGTCGTATGCTGATTACATTCAGTCTCTATGGGACTCTTTTGGCAGGCTCGTCGAGCCACTGGCCAGCCAAAGGCCATGGATGGTGACTCATGGCAATCATGAAGTAGAGCGCATCCCATTGATTCATCCCCTCCCTTTCACAGCATACAATGCAAGATGGCACATGCCTTTCGAACAGAGCTCTTCAAGTTCCAACCTATACTATTCATTCAACACGGCTGGTGTGCACGTTATCATGTTGGGATCGTATACCGATTTCGACAAGAGTTCAGCTCAGTACGAATGGCTCGTAGCGGACTTGAAGAAGATTGATCGTGCAACAACCCCATGGATTGTGGTGCTTCTTCATGCTCCGTGGTATAACTCCAACACTGCTCACCAGGGAGAGAAAGAGTCTGTTGACATGAAGGCAGCCATGGAAGATCTGCTCTATCAAGCTCGAGTAGACGTGGTGTTTGCTGGGCATGTCCATGCTTATGAGCGCTTC ACTCGTGTTTATAATGGGGAAGCAAACAATTGTGCACCAATATATATCACAATCGGCGACGGGGGCAACCGTGAAGGCCTTGCGAGCAA GTTTATGGACCCGACGCCAACGATTTCATTATTCAGGCAGGCAAGTTTTGGACATGGCCGGTTTGAGGTGTTGAATGCAACACATGCACTCTGGAAATGGCACAGGAACGATGACGACGAAGTAGCTGTCGTTGGTGATTCATTATGGTTTAAAAGCCTCTCTTCTGATCCAGCTTGTAGAATATGa